The proteins below are encoded in one region of Mycobacterium botniense:
- a CDS encoding DUF1707 SHOCT-like domain-containing protein — protein MSKEAQREKQDSGDRGSRAADTDRIQVAQLLTDAAAQGRLQLSEYEDRLTKAYAATTYEELDRLQADLPGVTVSPRRGGVCKPAPSTLLLAIMGAFERRGRWNVPHKLTTLALWGGGVIDLRYADFTSTEVEIHAYSIMGGQTILLPPEINVEIHGHGVMGGFDHRVPGKGTPGAPTVKIRGFSLWGDVGIKRKKRKARRSASDPR, from the coding sequence ATGAGCAAAGAAGCGCAGCGCGAAAAGCAAGACTCGGGCGATAGGGGGTCGCGCGCAGCCGATACCGACCGCATCCAGGTAGCGCAACTGCTCACTGATGCCGCTGCTCAGGGCCGTCTGCAGTTAAGCGAATACGAGGACCGTCTCACCAAAGCCTACGCGGCGACCACCTATGAAGAACTCGACCGCCTGCAGGCGGACCTGCCCGGCGTCACGGTGAGCCCGCGGCGCGGCGGGGTGTGCAAACCGGCGCCGTCCACCTTGCTGCTGGCGATCATGGGCGCCTTCGAGCGACGGGGCCGGTGGAACGTGCCGCACAAGTTGACGACGCTTGCCCTATGGGGTGGCGGGGTGATCGACCTGCGCTATGCCGACTTCACCTCCACCGAAGTGGAGATTCACGCGTATTCGATCATGGGCGGGCAGACGATCCTGCTGCCCCCCGAGATCAACGTCGAGATCCACGGCCATGGTGTGATGGGCGGGTTCGACCACCGCGTGCCGGGCAAAGGCACACCGGGCGCGCCTACGGTCAAGATCCGCGGTTTCTCACTGTGGGGTGACGTCGGCATCAAACGAAAGAAGCGCAAAGCCCGGCGGTCGGCCAGCGATCCACGATAG
- a CDS encoding enoyl-CoA hydratase family protein — MQTLVEYAIDGPVARLTLNSPHNRNALSSALVSQLQQGLRDAATHPTVRAVVLGHSGGTFCAGADLSEASAGDPFEMAAARARELTALLRAIVESPLPVIGAIDGHVRAGGLGLVGACDIAIAGPRSTFALTEARIGVAPAVISLTLLPKMSARAAARYYLTGETFDAAEAAAIGLITLATDDLETAVARLLAEVQRGSPQGLAASKALTTAAILHGFDRDAERLSLDSARLFVSDEAREGMLAFLQKRPPRWAQAGGGETVQ, encoded by the coding sequence ATGCAGACGTTGGTCGAGTACGCGATTGACGGGCCGGTGGCCCGGCTCACGCTCAACTCCCCGCACAACCGCAACGCGCTGTCGAGCGCACTGGTCAGCCAACTTCAGCAGGGCCTGCGAGATGCAGCCACCCACCCAACGGTGCGTGCGGTGGTGCTCGGGCACAGCGGCGGGACATTCTGCGCGGGCGCGGATCTGTCGGAGGCATCAGCCGGTGACCCGTTCGAGATGGCCGCAGCACGGGCCCGGGAACTCACCGCGCTGTTGCGGGCCATCGTCGAATCCCCGCTGCCCGTGATTGGTGCCATCGACGGTCACGTCCGCGCCGGCGGGCTGGGTCTGGTCGGCGCCTGTGACATCGCGATCGCCGGCCCGCGGAGCACCTTCGCGCTGACCGAGGCGCGGATCGGCGTCGCGCCGGCGGTCATCTCGTTGACGCTGTTGCCGAAGATGTCGGCGCGTGCTGCCGCACGCTACTACCTGACCGGAGAGACCTTTGACGCCGCCGAAGCGGCCGCGATCGGGTTGATCACCCTGGCAACCGACGACCTCGAGACGGCGGTGGCGCGACTGCTGGCCGAGGTGCAGCGCGGTTCACCGCAGGGCCTAGCCGCGTCGAAGGCGCTGACCACCGCTGCGATTCTGCACGGGTTCGACCGCGACGCCGAACGGCTCAGTCTCGACTCCGCCCGGCTCTTCGTCTCCGACGAGGCCCGCGAAGGCATGCTAGCGTTCCTGCAGAAACGCCCACCCAGGTGGGCCCAAGCAGGAGGCGGCGAGACAGTTCAGTGA
- a CDS encoding acyl-CoA dehydrogenase family protein, producing the protein MTETGFIENDERQALRKAVAALAADYGPEYYLEKARAHQHTDELWREAGKLGFLGVNLPEEYGGGGAGIYELALVMEEMAAAGCALLMMVVSPAINGTIIAKFGTDDQKKRWLPGIANGTLTMAFAITEPDAGSNSHKITTAARREGGDWILSGQKVFISGVDQAQAVLVVGRTAESKTGKLRPALFVVPTDAAGFSYSAIEMELISPERQFVVFLDDVRLPADALVGSADAAIAQLFAGLNPERIMGAASAVGMGRFAINKAVDYVKARKVWSVPIGAHQGLSHPLAQNYIEIELAKLMMQKAATLYDCGDDVGAAEAANIAKYAAGEASARAVDQAVQSLGGNGLTKEYGIAAALAASRLFRIAPVSREMILNFVAQTSLGLPRSY; encoded by the coding sequence TTGACCGAAACCGGTTTTATCGAAAACGACGAGCGCCAGGCGCTGCGCAAGGCAGTCGCTGCGCTGGCTGCCGATTACGGCCCGGAGTATTACCTGGAAAAAGCGCGCGCGCATCAGCACACCGACGAATTATGGCGGGAAGCAGGAAAACTCGGCTTCCTCGGAGTCAACCTTCCAGAGGAGTACGGAGGCGGCGGTGCCGGGATATATGAGCTTGCGCTGGTGATGGAAGAAATGGCCGCGGCGGGATGTGCGCTGCTGATGATGGTGGTGTCACCGGCTATCAACGGCACCATCATCGCCAAGTTCGGCACCGACGATCAGAAGAAACGCTGGCTGCCCGGCATCGCCAATGGCACTCTGACAATGGCGTTTGCGATCACCGAGCCGGACGCCGGCTCCAACTCGCACAAAATCACCACCGCCGCCCGCCGCGAGGGCGGCGACTGGATCCTCTCCGGCCAGAAGGTTTTCATCTCCGGGGTCGACCAAGCTCAGGCAGTGCTGGTAGTGGGCCGCACCGCAGAATCCAAGACCGGCAAGCTGCGTCCGGCGCTGTTCGTAGTGCCCACCGACGCGGCCGGGTTTAGCTATAGCGCCATTGAAATGGAGCTAATCAGTCCTGAAAGGCAATTCGTCGTCTTCCTCGATGATGTGCGACTGCCTGCCGATGCCCTCGTCGGATCCGCGGATGCCGCGATCGCACAACTTTTCGCGGGTCTGAACCCTGAACGCATCATGGGCGCCGCCAGCGCAGTGGGCATGGGACGATTTGCGATCAACAAGGCCGTCGACTACGTCAAGGCTCGCAAGGTGTGGTCGGTGCCGATCGGTGCGCACCAGGGACTCTCGCATCCACTGGCGCAGAACTATATTGAGATCGAACTGGCCAAGCTGATGATGCAGAAAGCCGCGACGCTCTACGACTGCGGCGATGACGTCGGCGCTGCCGAGGCGGCCAACATAGCCAAGTACGCCGCAGGCGAAGCGTCAGCGCGTGCAGTCGACCAAGCTGTGCAGTCGTTGGGCGGCAACGGGTTAACCAAAGAGTACGGTATCGCCGCGGCGTTGGCCGCTTCGCGGCTGTTCAGAATCGCGCCGGTGAGCCGTGAGATGATTCTCAACTTCGTTGCGCAGACCTCACTGGGGCTCCCGCGGTCCTACTGA
- a CDS encoding acetyl/propionyl/methylcrotonyl-CoA carboxylase subunit alpha, whose amino-acid sequence MITRVLVANRGEIARRVFATCRRLGLGTVAVYTGPDAHAPYVGEADARVRLPTTTSYLSAEAIIAAARASGADAIHPGYGFLSENADFAAAVHDAGLTWVGPPVAAVRAMGSKIESKKLMAAAGVPVLDELDPDTVTAEQLPVLVKASAGGGGRGMRVVTELAALPGEVAAARREAASAFGDPTVFCERYLPTGHHVEVQVLADAHGTVWAVGERECSIQRRHQKIVEEAPSPLVERVPGMRAKLFDAARLAAAAIGYTGAGTVEFLAEGSPGREGAFYFLEMNTRLQVEHPVTEETTGLDLVELQLAVADGARLDPEPPASRGHSIEVRLYAEDPARGWQPQAGPVHRADVPGVRARFESLGRQTGIRLDSGIVDGSIVSIHYDPMLAKVISYAPTRRRAAMVLADALARARLHGVRTNRDLLVNVLRHPAFLDGATNTAFFRTHGLKELSAPLADTATVRLSAIAAALADAAHNRATTPVLGSIPSGWRNVPSGFQVKTYRDDNGAEHRVQYRFTRTGLLLAADDSVHLVSSCPDQVVLADGDGVACSFAVARYGDDVYVDSARGPVHLVALPRFPEPASTVEQGSLVAPMPGSVIRIGAALGDTVAAGQPLVWLEAMKMEHTITAPTDGVLAQLNVTPGEQVDVGTVLARVESSENV is encoded by the coding sequence ATGATCACACGAGTTTTGGTGGCCAACCGCGGTGAAATCGCCCGCCGGGTGTTTGCGACCTGTCGACGGCTGGGTCTGGGCACGGTCGCCGTCTACACCGGTCCCGACGCCCATGCGCCCTATGTCGGTGAGGCCGACGCCAGGGTGCGCCTGCCCACCACGACCAGCTACCTGTCTGCCGAGGCCATCATCGCCGCGGCCCGCGCGTCCGGCGCCGACGCGATCCACCCGGGCTATGGATTCCTTTCGGAGAACGCTGACTTCGCCGCAGCGGTGCATGATGCCGGCCTGACGTGGGTTGGCCCTCCGGTGGCCGCGGTGCGCGCGATGGGCTCCAAGATCGAATCCAAAAAGCTCATGGCTGCCGCCGGGGTGCCGGTGCTCGACGAACTCGACCCCGACACCGTGACCGCCGAGCAGCTGCCGGTGCTGGTCAAAGCGTCGGCCGGTGGGGGCGGACGCGGGATGCGAGTGGTCACCGAGTTAGCAGCGCTGCCTGGTGAAGTCGCCGCCGCACGCCGGGAGGCGGCCTCGGCGTTCGGTGACCCCACTGTGTTCTGCGAGCGTTACCTGCCCACCGGGCACCACGTCGAGGTTCAAGTTCTCGCCGACGCTCACGGTACGGTCTGGGCCGTGGGGGAACGGGAATGCTCGATCCAGCGCCGCCATCAGAAGATTGTCGAAGAGGCTCCGTCACCACTGGTCGAGCGTGTTCCGGGGATGCGGGCCAAGCTGTTTGACGCCGCCCGGCTGGCCGCCGCAGCGATCGGCTACACCGGAGCGGGAACGGTGGAGTTCCTCGCCGAGGGCTCGCCGGGCCGGGAAGGCGCCTTTTACTTCCTGGAGATGAACACGCGGCTACAGGTTGAGCACCCGGTCACCGAAGAGACGACGGGGCTCGACCTGGTCGAGCTGCAACTGGCGGTCGCCGACGGCGCCCGGCTGGATCCGGAACCGCCTGCTTCCCGCGGGCATTCAATCGAGGTGCGGCTCTACGCGGAAGACCCGGCGCGGGGGTGGCAACCGCAAGCCGGGCCGGTGCATCGCGCCGACGTGCCGGGGGTGCGGGCCCGGTTCGAGAGCCTGGGCCGGCAGACCGGAATCCGGCTGGACTCCGGCATCGTCGACGGATCGATCGTGTCGATCCATTACGACCCGATGCTGGCGAAAGTCATTTCGTATGCTCCGACCCGCCGCCGGGCGGCGATGGTGCTTGCCGACGCACTGGCGCGCGCACGTCTGCACGGGGTGCGCACCAATCGCGACCTGCTGGTCAATGTGCTCCGGCATCCGGCGTTTCTCGACGGTGCCACCAACACCGCGTTCTTCCGCACCCATGGCTTAAAAGAGCTTTCAGCGCCGCTGGCTGACACCGCAACGGTGCGGCTCTCCGCGATCGCTGCCGCGCTCGCCGATGCCGCACACAATCGCGCTACCACCCCGGTGCTGGGCTCGATTCCCAGCGGCTGGCGCAACGTGCCGTCGGGCTTCCAGGTCAAGACCTACCGCGACGACAACGGCGCTGAGCATCGTGTGCAGTACCGTTTTACCAGAACAGGTTTGCTACTTGCTGCAGACGATTCGGTGCATCTGGTGTCGTCCTGCCCGGACCAGGTGGTGCTGGCCGACGGTGACGGAGTAGCGTGCAGCTTCGCGGTAGCCCGATATGGCGATGACGTTTACGTGGACTCCGCCCGTGGACCCGTTCATCTGGTCGCACTCCCACGGTTTCCCGAACCCGCTTCGACCGTCGAGCAAGGCTCACTGGTGGCTCCGATGCCCGGCAGCGTCATCCGCATCGGCGCCGCACTCGGTGACACCGTGGCCGCCGGCCAGCCGCTGGTCTGGCTGGAAGCGATGAAGATGGAGCACACCATTACCGCCCCGACCGACGGCGTGCTGGCGCAGCTCAACGTCACACCGGGCGAGCAGGTCGACGTCGGCACCGTCCTGGCCCGAGTGGAATCCTCCGAAAACGTCTAG
- a CDS encoding acyl-CoA carboxylase subunit beta: MLQSALDPSSAAYNEAASALRAKLAELEAELAKALAGGGPKYVERHHARGKFTARERIELLVDPDSPFLELCPLAAWGSEFQVGASVVVGIGAVSGVECVIVANDPTVKGGTSNPWTLRKILRANQIAFQNRLPVISLVESGGADLPTQKEVFIPGGQMFRDLTRLSAAGIPTVALVFGNSTAGGAYVPGMSDHVVMIKERSKVFLAGPPLVKMATGEESDDESLGGAEMHARISGLADYFAVDELDALRIGRQIMKRLNWRKLGPKPRPVTEPRYDSEELIGIVPADLRIPFDPREVIARIVDGSEFDEFKPMYGSSLVTGWAQLHGYPLGILANARGILFSEESQKATQFIQLANRSNTPLLFLHNTTGYMVGKAYEERGMIKHGSMMINAVSNSTVPHISLLIGASYGAGHYGMCGRAYDPRFLFAWPSAKAAVMGGAQLAGVISIVSRAAAEARGQAFDEDADAAMRAAIEAQIEAESLPMFLSGRLYDDGVIDPRDTRTVLGMCLSAIANAPIEGTSNFGVFRM, from the coding sequence GTGCTGCAGTCCGCTCTTGACCCCTCCTCCGCTGCCTATAACGAGGCGGCCTCGGCGCTGCGCGCAAAGCTGGCGGAGCTGGAAGCCGAGCTGGCCAAGGCCCTGGCCGGCGGCGGACCCAAGTACGTCGAACGCCATCACGCCCGCGGGAAGTTCACGGCCCGCGAACGTATCGAACTGTTAGTCGACCCTGACTCGCCCTTTTTGGAGCTGTGTCCGCTAGCGGCCTGGGGCAGCGAATTCCAGGTCGGCGCGAGTGTCGTGGTCGGCATCGGCGCCGTGTCGGGCGTGGAGTGCGTCATCGTCGCCAACGACCCAACCGTGAAAGGCGGCACCAGTAATCCCTGGACATTGCGAAAAATCTTACGGGCCAATCAGATCGCATTCCAGAACCGGCTCCCGGTGATTTCACTGGTGGAATCCGGCGGGGCCGACCTGCCAACCCAGAAAGAGGTCTTCATTCCCGGCGGGCAGATGTTTCGCGACCTGACCCGGCTGTCAGCCGCCGGAATCCCGACCGTTGCGTTGGTATTCGGAAACTCCACCGCGGGCGGCGCGTACGTGCCCGGAATGTCCGATCATGTGGTGATGATCAAGGAGCGCTCGAAAGTCTTCCTGGCCGGCCCGCCATTGGTGAAGATGGCCACCGGGGAAGAGTCCGACGATGAATCCCTTGGCGGCGCTGAAATGCACGCCCGGATCTCGGGATTGGCCGACTATTTTGCCGTCGACGAACTTGACGCGCTGCGGATCGGGCGGCAGATCATGAAACGGCTGAACTGGCGAAAGCTGGGGCCGAAACCGCGACCGGTCACCGAACCCCGGTATGACTCCGAGGAGTTGATCGGCATCGTGCCCGCCGACCTGCGGATCCCATTCGACCCCCGCGAAGTCATCGCCCGCATCGTCGACGGTTCGGAGTTTGACGAGTTCAAACCGATGTACGGCTCGTCGCTGGTCACGGGCTGGGCCCAGCTGCACGGCTACCCGCTGGGAATTCTCGCCAATGCGCGCGGCATCTTGTTCAGCGAAGAGTCCCAGAAAGCCACCCAGTTCATCCAGCTGGCCAACCGGTCCAACACACCGCTGCTATTCCTGCACAACACAACCGGATACATGGTTGGCAAGGCCTACGAAGAGCGCGGCATGATCAAGCACGGGTCGATGATGATCAATGCGGTGTCCAACTCGACGGTGCCGCACATTTCACTCTTGATCGGCGCATCCTACGGAGCCGGCCACTACGGGATGTGCGGGCGCGCCTACGATCCACGGTTCTTATTCGCCTGGCCCTCCGCGAAGGCGGCGGTGATGGGTGGTGCCCAGCTCGCGGGCGTCATCTCCATCGTCAGCCGCGCCGCCGCGGAGGCGCGTGGGCAGGCGTTTGACGAAGACGCCGACGCCGCCATGCGGGCCGCCATCGAGGCGCAGATCGAAGCCGAGTCATTGCCGATGTTTCTGTCCGGGCGGCTCTACGACGACGGGGTGATCGACCCGCGCGACACCCGCACTGTGCTGGGTATGTGCTTATCCGCCATCGCCAATGCCCCGATTGAAGGGACGTCGAACTTCGGAGTCTTCCGGATGTGA
- a CDS encoding acyl-CoA dehydrogenase family protein, protein MSIWTTPERYQLRKTVRAFAEREILPNIAEWERAGELPRELHRRAGAAGLLGAGFPEAVGGGGGDGADSVIICEELHEAGTPGGVYASLFTCGIAVPHMVACGDSRLIDTFVRPTLAGEKIGALAITEPGGGSDVGHLRTTAVRCSGPEGDHYIVNGAKTYITSGVRADYVVTAVRTGGPGAAGVSLLVVEKGTPGFAVTRKLEKMGWRSSDTAELSYTDARVPAANLIGAENSGFAQIAQAFLAERIGLAAQAYSSAQRCLDITVQWCRDRETFGRPLISRQAVQNTLAEMARRIDVARVYTRHVVERQLAGETNLMAQVCFAKNTAVEAGEWVANQAVQLFGGMGYMAESEVERQYRDMRILGIGGGTTEILTALAAKTLGFRQ, encoded by the coding sequence ATGAGTATCTGGACGACACCGGAACGCTACCAGCTGCGAAAGACGGTGCGCGCCTTCGCAGAGCGCGAAATTCTGCCTAACATCGCCGAGTGGGAAAGAGCCGGCGAGTTGCCGCGCGAGCTGCACCGTCGGGCGGGGGCGGCAGGATTGCTGGGAGCGGGCTTTCCCGAAGCGGTCGGCGGAGGCGGCGGTGACGGCGCTGATTCGGTGATCATCTGCGAAGAGCTGCACGAAGCCGGCACGCCGGGAGGGGTTTACGCGTCACTGTTCACTTGCGGGATCGCGGTACCGCATATGGTGGCCTGCGGGGACAGCCGGCTCATCGACACCTTCGTGCGCCCGACGCTGGCCGGTGAGAAGATCGGTGCACTGGCTATCACCGAACCCGGCGGGGGCTCCGATGTCGGTCATCTGCGGACCACCGCCGTCCGCTGTTCAGGGCCGGAAGGCGATCACTACATCGTCAACGGCGCGAAAACCTACATCACTTCCGGTGTGCGGGCCGACTATGTCGTCACCGCGGTCCGCACCGGCGGTCCCGGTGCTGCGGGGGTGTCGCTGCTGGTCGTCGAAAAAGGTACGCCCGGCTTCGCGGTGACCCGCAAGCTGGAGAAGATGGGGTGGCGTTCCTCCGACACCGCTGAGCTGTCGTACACCGACGCCCGGGTGCCGGCCGCCAATCTCATCGGCGCCGAGAACAGCGGTTTCGCCCAGATCGCGCAGGCATTCCTGGCAGAACGTATCGGCCTGGCCGCCCAGGCGTATTCGAGTGCCCAGCGGTGTCTGGACATCACCGTGCAGTGGTGTCGTGACCGGGAGACATTCGGCCGCCCGCTGATCTCACGGCAAGCCGTGCAGAACACCCTTGCGGAAATGGCCCGTCGGATCGATGTCGCCCGGGTCTACACCCGCCATGTGGTGGAGCGTCAGCTCGCCGGGGAAACTAACCTGATGGCGCAGGTGTGTTTCGCGAAGAACACCGCGGTCGAAGCCGGGGAATGGGTCGCCAATCAAGCTGTTCAACTGTTCGGCGGCATGGGTTACATGGCCGAATCCGAAGTCGAGCGCCAGTACCGCGACATGCGGATCCTGGGCATCGGTGGTGGAACCACCGAGATCCTCACCGCGCTGGCCGCCAAAACTCTGGGTTTCCGGCAATGA
- a CDS encoding acyclic terpene utilization AtuA family protein encodes MVSAVRIGNCSGFYGDRLSAMREMLTGGELDYLTGDYLAELTMLILGRDRARHPDRGYAKTFLTQLEECLGLAHDRGVRIVANAGGLNPAGLADAVRALAERLGVPVQVAHVEGDDLQPRAEQLGLGTPLTANAYLGAWGIVDCLAHGADVVVTGRVTDASVIVGPAAAHFGWGRTDYNQLAGAVVAGHIIECGVQATGGNYAFFTEIPDLTYPGFPLAEIHADGTSVITKHPGTGGQVSVDTVTAQLLYEITGARYANPDVTARMDSISLTDDGPDRVRISGVVGEPPPPTLKVSLNSIGGFRNAMTFVLTGLDIEAKAELVRHQLETVLPVKPAELEWTLARTDHPDADTEEAASALLHCVVRDPDPAVVGRQFSSAAVELALASYPGFHITAPPGEGQVYGVFTPGYVDAAKVPHIAVHADGSRTEIPCATETCELSPVDPPPLPDPLPAGPVRHVPLGRVAGARSGDKGGSANVGVWVRTDEQWRWLANMLTVGKLKELLPETAELPVARYLLPNLRAVNFVIDGLLGKGVAYQARFDPQAKGLGEWLRSRCVDVPETLL; translated from the coding sequence ATGGTGTCTGCGGTCCGCATCGGCAACTGCTCGGGGTTTTACGGCGACCGGTTGTCGGCGATGCGTGAGATGCTCACCGGCGGCGAACTGGACTACCTGACCGGGGACTACCTGGCCGAGCTGACCATGTTGATCCTGGGCCGCGACCGGGCCAGGCACCCTGACCGCGGCTATGCCAAGACGTTCCTGACCCAGCTGGAGGAATGCCTCGGGCTCGCCCACGACCGCGGCGTGCGCATCGTCGCCAATGCCGGCGGCCTCAACCCGGCCGGTCTGGCCGACGCGGTGCGGGCCTTAGCCGAGCGCCTGGGCGTCCCCGTGCAGGTCGCGCATGTCGAAGGGGACGACCTCCAGCCGCGCGCTGAGCAGTTGGGGCTGGGCACGCCGCTGACTGCCAACGCTTACCTGGGCGCCTGGGGCATCGTCGACTGCCTCGCCCATGGAGCCGACGTCGTGGTCACTGGCCGCGTCACCGACGCCTCGGTCATCGTCGGACCCGCGGCCGCGCACTTCGGCTGGGGCCGCACCGACTACAACCAGCTCGCCGGTGCGGTGGTCGCGGGCCACATCATCGAATGCGGTGTGCAGGCCACCGGCGGTAATTACGCGTTTTTCACCGAAATCCCCGATCTCACGTATCCCGGGTTCCCGTTGGCCGAGATTCACGCCGACGGCACATCGGTGATCACCAAGCATCCCGGCACGGGCGGCCAGGTCAGCGTCGACACCGTTACCGCGCAGCTGCTGTATGAGATCACCGGGGCACGTTATGCCAACCCCGACGTCACAGCCCGGATGGACAGCATCAGCCTCACCGACGACGGCCCCGACCGGGTGCGGATCAGCGGTGTGGTTGGCGAACCGCCGCCGCCGACGCTGAAGGTGTCACTGAACAGCATCGGCGGATTCCGCAATGCGATGACATTTGTGCTGACCGGACTGGATATCGAGGCGAAAGCCGAGTTGGTGCGCCACCAGCTGGAGACCGTGCTTCCTGTCAAGCCCGCGGAGCTGGAATGGACCCTGGCCCGAACCGACCACCCTGACGCCGACACCGAAGAAGCTGCCAGCGCCTTGCTGCACTGCGTGGTCCGCGATCCCGACCCCGCCGTCGTAGGACGCCAATTCTCTTCGGCAGCAGTCGAACTCGCACTGGCTAGCTATCCCGGCTTCCACATCACGGCCCCGCCCGGTGAGGGTCAGGTCTATGGAGTGTTCACTCCCGGCTACGTCGATGCGGCCAAGGTGCCGCACATTGCGGTGCACGCCGACGGCAGCCGCACCGAAATCCCCTGTGCCACCGAGACTTGTGAACTGTCCCCTGTTGATCCACCGCCGCTTCCCGACCCGCTGCCGGCCGGCCCGGTGCGGCATGTGCCACTGGGCAGGGTCGCCGGCGCCCGCAGCGGCGACAAAGGTGGGTCAGCCAATGTGGGAGTGTGGGTCCGTACCGACGAACAGTGGCGCTGGCTGGCCAATATGCTGACCGTTGGGAAGCTCAAGGAACTGCTTCCCGAGACAGCCGAGCTTCCGGTTGCCCGTTATCTGCTGCCCAACCTGCGCGCGGTGAATTTCGTCATCGACGGCCTGCTGGGGAAGGGGGTCGCCTATCAGGCCCGGTTCGACCCGCAGGCCAAAGGGCTGGGCGAATGGTTGCGCAGCCGCTGTGTCGACGTGCCGGAAACATTGCTATGA
- the rpmF gene encoding 50S ribosomal protein L32, producing the protein MAVPKRRMSRANTRSRRAQWKAAPAELVTVTVAGRRHKVPRRLLKAARLGLIDLDRR; encoded by the coding sequence ATGGCGGTACCCAAGCGCAGGATGTCGCGCGCGAACACCCGCAGCAGGCGTGCGCAATGGAAGGCCGCTCCCGCCGAACTGGTCACTGTGACGGTGGCGGGGCGGCGACACAAAGTGCCACGCCGGCTGCTCAAAGCGGCTCGCCTCGGACTCATTGACCTCGATCGACGCTAG
- a CDS encoding response regulator transcription factor: MRILVVDDDRAVRESLRRSLSFNGYSVALAQDGVEALDMIATDRPDALVLDVMMPRLDGLEVCRQLRSTGDDLPILVLTARDSVSERVAGLDAGADDYLPKPFALEELLARMRALLRRTRTEDSGDSGAMTFSDLTLDPLTREVTRGERQISLTRTEFALLEMLIANPRRVLTRSRILEEVWGFDFPTSGNALEVYIGYLRRKTEAGGEPRLIHTVRGVGYVLRETPP, translated from the coding sequence ATGCGAATACTTGTCGTTGACGACGACCGCGCAGTGCGTGAGTCGCTGCGCAGGTCGCTGTCGTTCAACGGCTACTCGGTAGCGCTGGCGCAAGACGGCGTCGAGGCGCTTGACATGATCGCCACCGATCGGCCCGACGCACTTGTCCTGGATGTCATGATGCCACGCCTGGACGGCCTGGAAGTGTGCCGCCAACTCCGCAGCACCGGTGATGACCTCCCGATACTGGTGCTGACCGCGCGGGACTCGGTCTCCGAGCGGGTTGCAGGCCTCGACGCGGGCGCCGACGACTATCTGCCTAAGCCCTTCGCCCTCGAAGAACTGCTGGCACGAATGCGGGCTCTGCTGCGTCGCACCAGAACCGAGGATTCCGGCGACTCGGGCGCTATGACTTTCTCCGACCTCACCTTGGACCCGCTCACCCGTGAAGTCACCCGAGGCGAACGTCAGATCAGCCTCACCCGCACCGAATTCGCGTTGCTGGAAATGCTGATCGCCAATCCGCGACGGGTGCTGACCCGCAGCCGTATCCTTGAGGAGGTCTGGGGATTCGACTTCCCCACCTCGGGCAACGCGCTGGAGGTCTATATCGGATACCTTCGCCGCAAGACTGAAGCCGGAGGAGAGCCGCGGCTTATCCACACCGTACGCGGGGTCGGGTACGTGCTACGCGAAACACCCCCCTGA